The following proteins are encoded in a genomic region of Clostridium kluyveri:
- a CDS encoding acyltransferase family protein has protein sequence MKKYYKDMDIARGIGIFLVVLGHSFPDAQFNGSVFYAYIYRLIYSFHMPLFFVISGFFAYKIYEISTLKSYGRFVYGKFKRLMIPYISVSLIAVPIKLYMNNYAVRPIKLNDLIINIIFYPLDIPIQYFWFIYTLFFMFAVAPLFKKLPLNITLVITLMLNLFFTKQVGFMYVYGVVHYLFYFFFGIYLNSVYKSWSNIKNKQIIIVIFSVIIVTLNLNLFQPTKTMYPYHNLITSLFGSGIFLMLSNLIVNGSVGRLFKNIGKYSYDIYLLSWFFQTGVRVVTYQVLGFNYNIVILIMFLAGFLPIMMSMYIFNKNLLLSKIFLGHK, from the coding sequence ATGAAAAAATATTATAAAGATATGGATATAGCCAGGGGAATAGGTATATTTTTAGTGGTTCTTGGACATTCTTTTCCCGATGCGCAATTTAATGGAAGTGTTTTCTATGCTTACATATATAGACTTATATATTCATTCCACATGCCCTTGTTTTTTGTTATATCAGGTTTTTTTGCCTACAAAATATATGAAATAAGTACTTTAAAAAGTTATGGCAGATTTGTTTATGGCAAATTTAAAAGACTTATGATTCCCTATATTTCCGTATCTTTAATTGCAGTACCTATAAAGCTGTATATGAATAACTATGCTGTAAGGCCTATAAAATTAAATGATTTAATAATAAATATAATATTTTATCCTTTAGATATTCCTATACAATATTTTTGGTTTATATACACTTTGTTTTTTATGTTTGCAGTAGCACCACTATTTAAAAAGCTTCCTTTAAATATAACGCTTGTAATAACTTTAATGTTAAATTTATTTTTTACAAAACAAGTAGGCTTCATGTATGTTTATGGGGTAGTCCACTATTTATTTTATTTCTTCTTTGGAATTTACTTAAATAGTGTCTACAAAAGTTGGTCAAATATTAAGAACAAACAGATAATAATCGTAATATTTTCTGTAATTATTGTAACCTTAAATTTAAATTTATTTCAGCCTACAAAGACAATGTATCCTTATCATAATTTGATTACTTCTCTTTTTGGAAGCGGAATATTTTTAATGCTGTCAAATTTAATAGTGAATGGTTCTGTAGGAAGGTTATTTAAAAATATAGGAAAATATAGTTATGATATTTATCTATTATCCTGGTTTTTTCAAACGGGAGTTAGAGTAGTAACTTATCAAGTGCTGGGCTTTAATTACAATATAGTAATTCTCATAATGTTTCTGGCAGGATTTTTGCCTATAATGATGTCTATGTATATTTTTAATAAAAATCTGCTGCTTAGCAAAATATTTTTAGGGCATAAATGA